The following proteins come from a genomic window of Carboxydothermus pertinax:
- a CDS encoding LysR family transcriptional regulator, translating into MELRQLEYFYAVSKLNSFTRAAEQLHVAQPSITIAINSLEQELEVQLLDRSKRRVVLTDEGKLFLQHVEKILKDVKKAQSEVEDLKNYKKGIIKLGIPPMIGAYLFPKIFKGFKNAYPNLKLQVREEGSWSMVSLLENGELDLGLIILPEQSENLSMLPITKDQIILCVSENHRFSQEKRISLRQLEDEQFILLKEDSYTRHKIIALCNYYGFSPNILLSSCQIETIKELVSNGLGITFLMNGITKKWDKIVSIPLEEPMNITIGLAWQKDRCLSRAAQAFIGFVKSYIKSKEFAENLNLKTQALP; encoded by the coding sequence ATGGAATTACGGCAATTAGAATATTTTTATGCTGTCAGCAAACTTAATAGCTTTACCCGTGCTGCTGAGCAACTTCATGTTGCACAACCATCCATTACAATTGCAATAAATAGTCTCGAACAAGAACTAGAGGTCCAGCTTTTAGATCGTAGTAAACGGCGAGTTGTTCTTACCGACGAGGGCAAGTTATTTCTTCAACATGTAGAAAAAATACTAAAGGATGTAAAAAAAGCCCAATCCGAGGTTGAAGATTTAAAAAATTACAAAAAAGGCATTATTAAACTTGGAATCCCCCCCATGATCGGAGCTTACCTTTTTCCTAAAATTTTCAAAGGTTTTAAAAATGCCTACCCCAACTTAAAATTGCAAGTACGTGAAGAAGGTTCCTGGTCAATGGTATCTTTACTTGAAAATGGTGAACTCGACTTGGGTCTTATCATTCTTCCAGAGCAAAGTGAAAATCTTAGTATGTTGCCCATAACCAAAGACCAAATTATCCTTTGTGTATCTGAAAATCATAGATTTAGTCAGGAAAAAAGAATTAGTTTGCGCCAATTAGAAGACGAACAATTTATCTTATTAAAAGAGGATTCCTACACTCGTCATAAAATTATCGCCCTCTGCAACTATTACGGGTTTTCTCCAAATATTCTCCTTTCCTCATGTCAAATTGAAACGATAAAAGAATTGGTTAGTAATGGTTTGGGAATTACTTTTTTAATGAATGGAATAACAAAAAAATGGGATAAAATTGTCAGTATTCCATTAGAAGAACCAATGAACATAACTATCGGTTTAGCCTGGCAAAAAGATAGATGTCTATCACGGGCTGCTCAAGCTTTTATTGGTTTCGTAAAAAGTTACATTAAATCAAAGGAATTTGCAGAAAACCTTAATTTAAAAACACAAGCTCTCCCTTAA